The window gttctttgttgtgttttcactcatccCCTCACTCcttatgttttgtttccttgctTCCAGTATGCATTTTTTGTCTGGCAGGAAAGTACGAAGAAGAAATCAAAGAAGCAGGAGGCCCAATTTATGCCATTGTATCTTTGGTTAGGTTAATGTTTCccttaaaataataacaatttaaaatgtatagTTTAATTGCTGGTATTAACTATTTCAGACTAGGTTAGAGAGTGCAATGAGTCAGTTAATACGTTGTCAGCATATTTGGAAATATGCAAAAGTATTTTCGTGCAAAATGACACATAATTCCCTGCACGGCAAGCTGATCATTATCTGATCAGCTAAAGAATTATAATCCAAGTATTCGCTATAATATGGAGCACAAGCTTACCTTCAGCAAAGGTCAGATTATTAACATGATTAGCAGCTATGTTTCAATGCTGTGGAAAAGACTTTAAAGCTTATAATGAGCTAGTTGCATATTTTTTATGGAAATATTCAGTGCCAGTGTTGTGAATAAGACCAGCATTACaatgttaatgtgtgtgtgtgtctataggGGGAGATATATTCCTTAGATCTGCATGTAAAGGAATTTACGTCATGTTCATGCATGTTCACTTCATCAACAAGAACATGTTGATTTCAGTCTGAAAAGCCTTGAAGCAGGACATCAGGATATTTCATCagcaccgtgtgtgtgtgtgtgtgtgtgggggggggggggggtctatgTACAGATTTCTGTGTCAGGCTGTGTGGTAAGCAGaggttgttttttcccctttttccaAAAAAAGCTAAACTAATAAATATGAGTCACTCTAGAAACATCATAATGATTAGTCAAGAAGTCCATGAACACAAAGCACTGAATCAATGACCCATGACCATGACATTCTGCTCCGTACAGATGTGTTGTTATGCCAAGAAGCCATgttatgtatttattatatTGTGTGAGAATGTATTATTTATATTGGATCTAATAACCAAAAAGTATCAGATGTTTTTAAACAGTTCAGCTTTTATATAAATAAGACATGTAGCCATCAGttatttaaaattcatacagtCATTTTTCATATCATAGTTAAGAAACAACAGTCTAAAGACAATGAAGTCATTTCGTGTATTTATTAGTGAATGCTCCTTTTAAAATGAAGTCATCTGAGCAATTACAACAAAACACGTttagaaaatacatttgaaGCTGCATTTAGAAGGTCATTAAAATATTCTCAAAATTAATTACTTAATGCAGTGCTCATCAATCTCATACCTTCTGCAGCTATAGCACAATGCAGTATTAAATCCCCCTTTAACATAATACTACTTGGTCAGTGGTTCAATTTCTCTTTAATATTCTCAAAATCTTTAGAGGGTGTTCAGTCATATCAGGATACCAATATCAGTTTTTAATTTAGTTGTTTCCAGtataaacttgttttgttttgtttcagcaaAACTTGCAGCACTAAACAATCTTATTTGAGCTGTAACTGTTGTTAAAGTACAATGAATTACTCAGGCAAGGGCAAAGATTTTGTGTCCACCTGGGATCAAAATAATTTAGCAGAGGCAAGGATGTGTAGATCATATATTTATAGATCATAGTACTGACTCCTTAAGCCCCACTTTTattatatgtttaaaaagaaattgaGAAAAGTgcagtttaaatgttttcagtgaAGTACTTGAATAATACTGTAGGCTTTGTTTACAGATTTTTGTCTTAGTTTGCACAATTACTACatactgtaaaaacaaagaccCATTCGTCTAGGAGTTCGTGCAGCGCAGGAAGTAACTGTTCCTCAACACACGGTGCCGTGTCCCAGTCCCCAGGTCGTACTCATACATGTAGGGTCCACTGTAAATGTAAGTGTAACCTGCAGAACAATGGCTTAGTGTTAGTCTAAATACTAGTTAAAGAAATGGTTCACAAAAATAATACATTGTCTTAATTCAATGATATACATGAGGCCACTGCTTTCATGTGTTGGTTATACTAAACTAAAAGACGGTTAGCTTAGCTTAAAGCATAAATACAGCCAGCAGACTTTGCCAAAAAAATCCACCTACTACTGTCTCTAAGCTCAGTACTTAATACTTAACTGTTGTTCGGGGAGGTTATGTTTTTAGACTCATTATAAAGTAGGTGCTACTTTTCGGTTTTACACTGGAGCATATAGTTTAAGAGTTAAAGAGTTTTCAAGAGGTTTTAGAGCTGCTTCTGGTTCTGCTGTTATGTTAAAAATGTGGAAATTAGAATGACAGTAGCATGACTTTTAGTCTGacaagacatttttttaaaatctctaaTTTCAGGTTAGCAGTGAGGACCACTCACCTTTGTGCTGGAAAGCTGCTGTAACTCTTCTGGTCAGGCCTGCAAAGGCCTGATTCACCAGTCTGGGATATCCTTGCTCCATAGTCTTTCTGGACTCATCATAActggagaaaaacagaaaatagatTGATCCAGTTGACGTTAATAGTATAGAGTAGTTCACAGTGAAAATTGGAACTGGTAAACTTTCAACTCACCTGAAGTAATTATTGCCTACAAAGAAGAGAGTTTTGCCAGAGTTTACATCATGAAGGGCAGCGTCGATTTTCCTCACTCCTTTTGGCAGACCAAAAGCAGTTAGTGTTTTAGGGTAGCCCCGCACGGGCTGGTTGCCAGTGAAGGCCCACACTTTGCGACCTGTAGAAAACGATTGAAAACGCTTAAGTTAGATTCCAAAATATGGAATGTGTTTCTTACATAGATAAGGAGAAACCAGTACCTTTGAACAGAAACACTGTGTCTAACTGTCGGCTCTCATACGCAGCATCGATGTCCACAGGGGCACTGGGCCACAAGCTTCTGATGAGGCTTTGCTGTGGAGTCTGGCTCTGGGGGAAGCTACGCCACAAGAAGCTGATAATAAATAGAGGCAAACATGAGCCATCAAACAATCATTACTAAACTGTGGATTTAGATGTTTTAGCACTCTGCTGCGGCGCATATCTGAAACCTGTCTTTGAAGAAGATAATCTCTCCTCTGTGGGTTGTGACAGCATCCAATACCATGGTAGAATCACAGGCATCAGGAGTAGTGGGAGGCTTGGGATCATCCACAGAGGGATCCTTCCTAGAGTTTGAACCTAGAATTCAAAAGATACGTTTTGGGAAGCCCTGCTTCACAATCCACCAAAGGTCAAAACGAGCAGCAATACCAAAGCAATATTCAGACCCTCAGTACTCACCATAGAGGTACTGAATGCCCCTAACATCATCCTGAGGCAGAACAAAGGTGTCAGGGTTTCTGTAGGAGTACGTTGGGTACATTAGGGCACCAGGGACATTGGAATGACCTAAGCCCAGAGAGTGACCAAACTCATGGGCGGCGACAATGAAGAGGACGACGCCTGAAGCCGAAAACACATAATGGCAGGCCGGTTACAGGACAGTGCGACAATGCAGTTATTTTCTAAAATCACACGTAAAGCACGTAAAgatcaaaaaaggaaaaatgataaGTGAAAACCTCACCACGGCTTGAGCGGAACGTGAAAGATTCATCATCGTCAAAATGAGCATCCCCTCCAAGACCATCACCGGGAGCAAAGGCGTGGGCAAGAGTGTTACCGGGCCCATCGAAGGAATTAAAATCACCATGTTCTGTTAAATAAGGCAAACAAGCCAAAATTTACAAACCATTTTGTGTACACATTGACATGAAACATTTGGTAAATAGTTATCTCCAAGTGGATTCAAACAGTCAATCTAAAACATATATAACTCTATGTAATACAATATAATGCCGATTAGAGGTATCGTGTGTATAAGTACATCATTTCTTTAGGATTTTCTGATTCTGAGTAACCTATCCATACTCTATTTTCTATTGTTTTAGACTCATATTTTTAATAATGATGTTATCTGAGTGCATCTTCCATTGCTGAAAAAGATTTGCACTCACCCCGGCGAACAAAGGAGATCATAATATCAGCAATGCCGCTGTAGATCCTTGTGAACCTCAGTGGAGTGACTTTGGCCCACACCTGCAGAGCTTTGCCTATGGAAGCATCCACCTCTGCCACAGACATGTCAGGTGTGTAGTTCTCTATCCTGCAGAGCACAACAATAATCAAGAAAATCATTAGTGTGGTCACATTTTCTCACGTTGTGTGTTATGTTGTGTCTTTAGATCATTCACCTGTATGTGAGGCTGCGTTTCTGCCATTTTTTTCCATAAATGGAGAAACGAGCGACCTGTTCATCGGGAACCCCACAGCGGGGCTTCTTCATCATGGCCAAAGTGTCAGCATCCAGAGACCCGGTGATCTGGAGACCAAAGAATCTCTGCATCTCAGCCAGCTTCTTGTTCAGCGGGCTGATGCCCCTTCTGACAGCTGGACCCTCCTCCTCTGTGAGGTTGAAGAATTTCTTCAGGTAGTTCTGTCAAAAAACATGAGATCTGAACAATATTCTTAATACCCCATAATCCTAGGACTTGTGTTACAATTATAGGACAAGCAAAGGAAACATATACATACCTTTGCAAAACTTTCATCTTCCACAGAAACTTCAGAAAGCGGCACAGAGAGAACTGCAGTCGCCAGACTGAACAGAATACACCCGGTGAGAGACCTCAtacttcttcactgttttgacTTGTGTGCATACATTGAAGTCTGGTGTTATATAGGCTGTGGAGGGGAAGTATCGTAGAGTGGGTGTGTTAAGCAACTACTTCCTTGAGCTGATGACTCAGTAATAGTTATATTTAGGATGACATGACTGAGGAGAAGATCAGCACAGATAGAAAATTCCCAAATCAACTCTGTGATTATGAGATGACACATTACAAAACATTACATACCAAAACTACAGATTTTTAAACCAAATATTATGTTAATAGTGAAACAGTAAGGGATAATAAAACCAGTGAGTTTTGACTGCTGTACATATCATTGTAGGATCATGCTAGTGTATTTCTTCATCAGTGTTTTGCTGATACTCATTCAGACAATATTGTCTCTATGTATTTAAACAGGAGGGAGATGAAACATTTATTGTATATTTGTCATTTTACTTTGAATATGTTTCCTAATTTTGCATGTTGTTCGAAGTTATATTACAACAGACACTGTAAATTTTGCTTAAGGCGGTTTAGCACAAGTCAGAAGATATTTATCGAATCCATCACAAAAGGGAGTACCTAGATTATTTTTTCTACTGATAAGTGAGCAATGTGTCCTGAGGCTAAACCCAAACAAGATATATCGTGCTGTCAACAAACCCTCTGTTTACTCTCAATTTTGCATGTGGTGCACAACAGTGCTGCCATTCTTTTCAGTATTGGACACTGATGGTAGTATCGTTTGGATTGTGTCTTAGATATACTGAACaatgctaaaaaaaacccagctaGTACATGTGTAAACTATGACCAGTTAGTACCTGTTATGAAAAAGTATCTATTAAGTGTCTATTAGgtccttcttcttttcttcttttattttttaagaaaacataaaatgaaacactttgaaaaaagttttttctATGGTTTAAATATGCACCACATGATGATCATTTCTTTTGTGTCTCCATGATTGCATATATGAGTACCTATTTTGGGGGCAATTATATGGGTCAATATTACAACACTCCATTACACAATGAGCTGATGTTAACAGATTTTAACACAGACTGCATCAGTCATCCGCAATCGTCTCGTATAAGGATTACAAGAAGTCTTGTATAAGGTCCACCGGTAGTGGGGCACGATGACTGTCTTGGAAAACAAGAGAGCTTGTAATGCATCAAcagaaccaaaaaaaagaaagtatgcattttcatcattttgtatatatatgagtgctgtTGTGACATGAATCAGAGACTCGTCAGGATTTTGACTGCAtgacagcaagaaaaaagagttttttttaaccttatttgGGGCAAATTCATTGAACGTCATAGATATTTTGTGAATCATACTTCAGTGGTATAGTGTTCATGCTTTTACAATTAGAAACTGAAAttgtcactttttaaaatttctcaTATTTAGAAACAGGCTTCAAAATACACTACTCTACTGTAGTAACAGTACCTATTTCCAGCATTCTTACAATGTTTATGCTTCTGTTCCAGAAGTCAGAAAACCTCATTAAAAAGCCAGTTTGTCCACTGTGATTGCAGCTGAACCTGATGGGAACTGATAACTCAACCTATGACTTGTTACTGCAGCTTGATGATCTGATGCATGAATCACAGAGATTGAATCACAGAGGTTGTTGTAGGCAGAAGATCTTTTACTACTGAATGTTGAGTTGTCATGACTGAAATTACCCAAACACTTCAGGGACTCTTCCTCCTTCTCAAGAATAGTACTCTCTATCTGCTGCCTTTTAAGGTAATGAGGTAATGAAGtattcaaaaaaaaagaaaaaattccaGACCATGCTGAGACGACTGAATGGATATCAAAGGCTGATGCTCATTGTTATACATCCTTTTGGCTTTTGTTTTGGTAACTTTGCAGTACAGTGTGTAAAAACCATGCTGATAACCCCATCGTTATATGAGTAGTCATCATAGTTTCCCTCCAAACAGAGATTATGATTCAAACATCAGGTCTATCTCCACAGTCAGGTGTATGTGGGCAGTCTATGATGAAACAGAGATCCACACCCATAAACATAACAGTGTGCGTGTGAGACAGTGAgacaagaaatccagacatttCCATTTTGGCAGCTTATCAACAATTTTCTCAGATGTTAGTTCCTGGAATGATAGATGTCAAAATGGCTAAAAAATAGCTCAGACATAACAAAGATGTGGCATGGATTtggcaataaataaaaaccaaagtGTGAAAATTATCTTTCAAATGTCACCATCACCATTCAACATTTCACCATTCATCATATCAGAAAAACATACTCCTCCAGGAGTGAGAGTTCTAGTCACCGTCTGGGTTCTCCTTGGAATCCAAACCATTTCAATTCCAAATGTTTACTTACAGACACCAAGCAAATCTGAGCACAGGAAAAGCAGGTAAGATACTCTTTTGCAGGCAAGGCAAAGAAACTTTCAAAATTGTGAGGAGCCAATGGACTGATCCAGACTGCGAGACATGAAAAATATGGTGACTTTTCCTGTTCTGTGGTCATTTCAACCGGACAGAGACAGGAGTAATGATAGAGTCAACTCAAAGGGACAAGTATAATTCGATCCCAGTTTCTCAGTTCGTAAACGAATGTTTTTGTACACAACCAACCCTTCTGAGCCAATGTGTGAAAAAAGGCGTGGGTCAATATCACCAcaggtttcaggtgaaaccattGTGAGACCTTGCATTACCCTATTAGGCGACCTATTGAGGTTACTTCACACTGTCAAGTAACCTCAATGGGAGTTGAGGTGCCTGGAAAGGAATCTCAAAACTGCACTGTAGAAAGTTGGTGTTTTACAGGGTCAGATTTGAGTTGTCCTTTAACCACAATGAAAACAAGGAATGAAACAGAGTATGTGTGAAACTCACATTTCTCACCGCTAACACAGAGCCAGTTCTTAAGATGGTGCTAGAGGACCAAACAGCCATGGCTTTAATGATGATGGAGGGTCTTAGAGGAAATGGGAATATCATCAAactaaacaaagacaaagtgaTAAATGAAGTATTGAAACACATTATTTCCAAGGGAATGGGAAACTGCCAGAGCACTGGTCAAACAAAATGCTATAACAAGGTATTCAAAGTGCGCAAGATGTGTTTGAATGCTGTTTTAAATTTGTCTCCCTCTTTAATCCTTACCAAGTAATAGGCATTACAAAGGTCCAGTTTAGTGAAAATGGTGTTGCCTTGTAGGAGTTCCAATTCAGTTTACAGGAGGGGTGAGGGGTACTTGTTTGTCACCTtgattttttctttgtcatgaaAAAGAACCCAGCACCAAGCTTTGTCGAACACTTCTGCAAGATCGTGCTACACTTGAGGCATGGAGGGACGGGGTTCAGGTGTTTTGGCTCTAATGGAGGAATTGACCAAAGGGGTGGTGGATCTGAGGAAAAGTAGATGGCAATTTATACTCCACCTAGGGCAGCCCGCTCTCACTCCCGATGCGTAATATACAGATGATTTGTCACGTCCCGAGGCATTCCAGGGAATGCGAAAGGTTACCTTTCTGCGTTCCTATGTAATGTGCCGGATTGTGGATGAAATCTAATTGAATGACACTCCCGCAGTAACACACATTCCAGCTGTGTATTCCgggcctaaccctaaccttatccctaattTTAACCACCACCTTAATCGTGTTAgacagtgttttccaaagcgattTAAGTCAAATAAATGTACATGTGTAGATTTATTCCAAACAGTTCTTATGTTTCCTCATTTTAATATAGGGATGTGTTAGGTGGCCAAAGGCGTAATAtactgacgatttgtcacctagcataaaatgttacgctttgggagtgaaaACGTGTTGCCTGGAGATGCAATCTTTAGAACAATAGATATTGGGATTATGAGTACTAAGTCTGTGAGGACCGAAAACCAGGAGTGTTTAAGGTGCTTCGAATAGGAAAAGGCTAATTTGCTCTACATGGTTGCCTGAGAAAGTTAATGAAAAAAGTTGTAAATAATCTATGAACCATTGCGTCAAGAACCATTATTAAACATACTCAGAAACTTATTAACAAACTCTTCAGAAGACAGACTTGggtacaatttaaaaactgtttgtcCCTAtctaatctatctatctatctatctatctatctatctatctatctatctatctatctatctatctatctatctatctatctatctatctatctatctatctatctatctatctatctatctatctatctatctatctatctatctaccttGATGCTCTTCCCACTTCAGGCATTGGTAGAGGCCACTCTGGAGGCTTGAGAGGCAGCAACAGCCTTGAAACGATAGCCTGTGCAGGCCCCTGAGAGACAGGTGGGCTAAGCAGTTTCTGCTGAAACACTGGAAAACACTGGGTGAACCACCCAGGAACCTTGACAGTTTCATGGCCAGGTGAGCCATGTTTCCTCAATTTTTCAAGTTCATtcccagtgtttttgtttgatatATTTGTGGGATGTTATGAGATGTGGATGTAAATGAAGGGCAAAACAGAACATTTAAGAGCTGCCAAATCAGACACATGCGGAGGTGGTAGTGTAAAGAGGCAAAactacaaataaacaaaaaacctaCAGACCTAACTGCATCATGGTCATGTGTCCTGGTAATATATTTTTGTGTTACCCCCCTTTTAAACTTTTATTGATATTCTTTCCACTCTTCAAAATTTCCCAGGCTTCCCTACGATTCCTTGTCTTTGCTAGTtgccttttctttcttgttctgtAATGCTTAACCTGCCATTAACCTGATGATTGTATACTgcttgttctttgttcatttttgtttttggctgTTCTCTCTCcaacattcattcatttattcataatCCATCAGTATGAATGGACGGTAATTGAAAATATGGCGCATGCATTCATCAATAGGATGACCTGTAACAAGGTTTTGAAATTAAAGTGGGCTGTGATGTGAATGAACTGGGAGGTTGTTGTATGGTGTTAGTTCAGCAGGcattacacacacatgcaggtaGGAACAGATGATCACCGGAGATAactcctttctttatttttatttttcttctttcaaatACCACAACCAGAACAACATACTCACTAGCGCCCTCTAGCGCTTCTGGTAAATGCATCTACAGAACAAATGCAATAGTATGTGGACACAACAGCGGTTACTTCAAATGCAACTTTTCAGCAGCTCAACAAATATGACCaaatagggctgggtatcgtcactgatttctagaatcgattcaattccaaATCACAACGTCCCAATTTGATTTGATCAACGATTCGATTGAATTCGATTCAATTTTgagtcagacagtcagaaatattacaattctgatcatttatcagtaccgacacttcatcagaggtgtaagcatcacagcacaTGGCTTTGTATCacagtaactgaggataaaaccaaaaaaatatcatgaaggagattttcccagggatcccaggggctatgttgtctgggggcttttgccccctggtagggtctcccatggcaaattggccctgggtgagggaccagacaaagagtgattcataagacccttatgaaaaggacaccgagggaacagtttaccctgcccgggatagggttaccggggccccgccctggagccaggcccggggagggtgcccgagggcgagcgtctggtggccgggccttagtccatggggcccggccgggcacagcccgaagaggagacatgggcctatccacccgcaggcccaccacccgcaggaggcgccataggggtcgggtgcattgtgtgccgggtggcggccaggagcggaggccctggcggactgacccccggctgccaagactggcaatagggacattgtcacctctctggtggggaaggagcctgagttagtgcgtgaggttgagaggtaccggctagatatagtcgggctcacctctacacatggcttgggctctggaaccagcctcctggagaggggctggactctgtctcagtctggaattgcccctggtgagaggcggcgggctggggtgggtattct of the Maylandia zebra isolate NMK-2024a linkage group LG10, Mzebra_GT3a, whole genome shotgun sequence genome contains:
- the LOC101479082 gene encoding collagenase 3-like, with the translated sequence MRSLTGCILFSLATAVLSVPLSEVSVEDESFAKNYLKKFFNLTEEEGPAVRRGISPLNKKLAEMQRFFGLQITGSLDADTLAMMKKPRCGVPDEQVARFSIYGKKWQKRSLTYRIENYTPDMSVAEVDASIGKALQVWAKVTPLRFTRIYSGIADIMISFVRREHGDFNSFDGPGNTLAHAFAPGDGLGGDAHFDDDESFTFRSSRGVVLFIVAAHEFGHSLGLGHSNVPGALMYPTYSYRNPDTFVLPQDDVRGIQYLYGSNSRKDPSVDDPKPPTTPDACDSTMVLDAVTTHRGEIIFFKDSFLWRSFPQSQTPQQSLIRSLWPSAPVDIDAAYESRQLDTVFLFKGRKVWAFTGNQPVRGYPKTLTAFGLPKGVRKIDAALHDVNSGKTLFFVGNNYFSYDESRKTMEQGYPRLVNQAFAGLTRRVTAAFQHKGYTYIYSGPYMYEYDLGTGTRHRVLRNSYFLRCTNS